Genomic segment of Triticum aestivum cultivar Chinese Spring chromosome 6A, IWGSC CS RefSeq v2.1, whole genome shotgun sequence:
CAATAACCCTTGCAGAATGTCAAAGATGTAGAAGAAATTACCATGTTGGTGAAGATCATCAAAGAACTACCATTTCTGTCTTCATGATTTTTGCCATTCAATAGTTGCATATGGGGAATTCAAAAAGCACGGCACGCGAACATCAACCAGAAGATGATGTAACTACAGGTATGATGCAGTCTACCATGTTTTTGTTTAGTTGCGAGACCTGAATATCTGACAGTGACAGACTGTATGCGTAATGTCTTCCAGGTCTTACAAGCGGGAGAAGTGATGCAGAACACAATGCGAGCATCATACCCGTAGCCGAAATTGTTGATAACGTTTACACGACGGAATCAGGTATAATACTGTGCGAAGATTGGTTATAAATGTTGCCTCACGTGCATTTATGAAAGTGGCAGAATGCATTTTATGTGTTGTAGTCCTTACGAGCGGGATAAATGTTGGAGACTACAATGCAAACTTCATACCCTTACATGCAAATATTCACGATATTTACACGACGGGAGCAGGTATAAGACTGTGTCAAGATTGCTGCTAATGTCTCGTGCATACCGTATATTTTGTTGATTGCTAAGATGTAGGGCGGGAACCTTCAAACGACGGGATTCCATCGTATTCTGAGAATAATAAGGATGGTATGACTAAGCTACGAGGTGATACTCAAGGTATTCACAGGCATGCTTATACAGCTTCCAAATCGACATCTCCGGTAGAGGATCGGAGAGGTTTAGTCCATTTTCCCAGATGAGCTTAATGGGCTTTGTGGTTTTTACGCTTAACGTAATGCAGATGACAAAAACTTCCGAGCAGCATGCAACAGTAGCTGTATGTAATGAAGAAAAAAACGTTGGCGAAACAAGGGAGCAGTTCAACGCATAGAGGCGTGAATCTTATCGGAAGAAAAAAGAGGAGGATATGGCCAGGTTACAAGAGGATAATCAGCCATCCCTTTCAAAGACTGGTAAGTATTTAAGCGTGATTTTGCTGACTACTCTTGGGTTTTTCTGAATACCTATAGTATGCAAATTAATCGTTATAGTAACCTGACTTCATAGATGTTCCCCGTGTTGGTTTCATAGATGTTGTATCAACATCTATCTAAGTGATTTGTACATACTTTTTTTGTTCTCTAACTCTCATACCTGTTGTAAAAATGGTAGACCATAGGGATCTTATCAACGCGTGGAGGCGGGCATCTTATCGCACTAAGAAGTCAGATGGTTTTATAAACCATCTAGACGATGGGCCGATTGTTCACCGCCGTACTCTATGTGATATCACAAATGTTCAACAATCTTCATATGTGATCCCTGGTACATATTTGGTGGATTTACAATGTCGTTAGTTATATGTGCGTATTTGACAATCATACTATTTGTGATTATGTTTAACTTCTCTTTGCTTTCTGAACGCCCATGCTGGATTACAATAGGAACTAATGTTGGGGCAGATCATATGTTGGGGCAGCTAATCAAACCCACGTGAGATGATAAGCACAGGAAAGTTGATCTTCGTCCCCTTTGTAATTCAAGTAAGATTATTTTATGTTACATCCTAGCATTCATGGTTCAGCCATTTTAATAAATACTAACCAAGCATGTTATATTAGATGACCCAGCTAGCTCGGTTGATACATCAATCTCGCATAATGAATCAACATATCCTCCTAAAGCTACGGGCACGTCTGATGTAATTGCAGATAAAAATATAGAAGGTAAAATGATTGTCCTTTTTCCATACTCGTTTGCTATCATGTTGTTTTTACCTTTCGCTTTTGAGAGAAACCCAAGGAAGACATCAGTAGATGACTTGAATGATACCACAGAAAATATGCAAGTAACAGAAGAAGAACGCAAAAGAGACCGTAAAATACCTTTCGCTTTTTCCATACTCGACGGAATCAAGCAGTCCTATTAGGTGGGCTGCAACTGAATACAAACAGTTCTTTCAGATTTATAGGCTAACAGTCTATTCTGGACATCGCATGTGTGTCATACACCTAACTTTTTAAGTCATGACCATAGTTGACTGCCTAACTTTTTAATGAAATCTCATATATATATTTGAGCCAGAAAAACAAACAAATAACTTATTAAGTGTTTCAACATGCCAGAAAACAAACAAATATAATAGGACTGCTTGAAGATATATATCATCAAAGTCATAATATTAAGTCATTACATGTAATAGAAATTGCATGAGGACAAAATGCTTCGATGGAATAGTCTAAAATTATTCACAATGGATATGTAATACTCTAATACCAACTATATCCCAACCGAATGAATCTACATTCTCAAGATAGAGCAAGTAATACAATGAGTATAACAAATTGAGGACAGTGTCAAAGCACAGCATCTGGACAAGCAAGCAATAAAAGCAAAGTTGGGCAGGAAGGTCTGTTGTTGTATGATGCAGTACGTAGAAGGTTGCATAGTCAAATTAAAATAAACTACCACTGGTTTTGAATAGAAAAACTGTACAGAAGTCAAGGGGAGTAATCGTATATGACATAAATAAAAGAATATATAAGGAATACAGATTCAGGCATAAGTTCCAGGTAAGCTTGGTACTAAAGTACAGAAAACAAGATAATATGCTGCTCATAAAATTATATACAATTTACCTGCTTTCTAATTCTTTGTGAACTGTTCTCTTTCTCTTTAAGTACTTTTTGAACTCTTTGTACAACAGCTCTAGCATTTTCAATCTCCATGCATGCATTAGTTCGTTCTTCGTCAACAATTCTCCTAGCATCTTCAGAAGCCTGTGAACGATATAGAAAGAGTGATTTGTCAAAATGAAAAAATGGGAATATACCAAGATTAAGCATACTTGATATGGATAAATGATGTTTATAAAAAATACTAAAACGACGCGCCAATCCAAGAGGAATTGGAACATGCTTTACGCACAAATCATTGCCAGCATGTTATTTTCTTAACCATGGTAAGAAAATCAGGAAGAACTCCTAAAAATTTGCTGTTCAACAAACCATCGGCAGGCCCCTGAAAATTTGTTGTGCATTTGCAAGAAAAGAACACCATTTCAAATTTGTAGTACTGTTTGATAGTCTGTTTCAGAAGTCCCAACAAAGGAAAAACTTCAGCTTGGCTTGCTTAATCATGGCAGATAATTTACATTTAAAAACGACGGAACTAAGTTTTCCTCCAAAGCTAGTAGCAAGCAGGGAAAATACACATGACATTTGATAGTACATTGTAAACAGAGAACACAGAATGGATCATGGTACTAAAATGTGCTTACAAAGGTCCATAGAATAAAGATACTTCCAAAGTACAAGGATCAACTCACCAGTTTTAGTGAAGTCGCTATTCTCGTGACCTCGGTTTTCTGCTGAAGCAACTCATTTTCTGTTTTGGACAGCTGAACTGCTAAAATATCCACCTATAGAAAGTGTCAAACTATTAAAGTGCTCGCAAA
This window contains:
- the LOC123128234 gene encoding stomatal closure-related actin-binding protein 1 isoform X3, whose product is MKFEKGLSTATLLSNEVKCKQVALLERDILPKNLKSVLESLRGQVAGKYKDEIEESVSMVDILAVQLSKTENELLQQKTEVTRIATSLKLASEDARRIVDEERTNACMEIENARAVVQRVQKVLKEKENSSQRIRKQLQPT